The following are encoded together in the Flavobacterium haoranii genome:
- the fabD gene encoding ACP S-malonyltransferase has product MKAYVFPGQGAQFTGMGKDLYESSAEAKELFEKANEILGFRITDIMFEGSAEELKETKVTQPAVFLHSVILFKTLNATPDMVAGHSLGEFSALVANGALSFEDGLKLVSQRAMAMQKACEITPSTMAAVLNLDDKIVEDICAQIDGVVVAANYNCPGQLVISGEYKAVEAACEKMKEAGAKRALILPVGGAFHSPMMEPAREELAAAIEATTFSTPSCPVYQNVTASAISDASEIKKNLIAQLTGAVRWTQSVNQMIADGATSFTEVGPGKVLVGLVNKINKEVETISA; this is encoded by the coding sequence ATGAAAGCATACGTATTTCCTGGCCAAGGAGCTCAATTTACCGGAATGGGTAAAGATTTATATGAAAGCTCAGCCGAAGCTAAAGAATTATTTGAAAAAGCTAACGAAATTCTAGGTTTTAGAATTACTGATATTATGTTTGAAGGTTCTGCCGAAGAATTAAAAGAGACAAAAGTTACACAACCTGCTGTTTTTTTACACTCGGTTATTTTATTTAAAACCTTAAACGCTACTCCGGATATGGTTGCTGGTCATTCTTTAGGTGAATTTTCTGCTTTGGTAGCCAATGGTGCATTGTCTTTTGAAGACGGATTAAAATTGGTTTCTCAAAGAGCTATGGCCATGCAAAAAGCTTGTGAAATTACACCTTCGACTATGGCGGCTGTTTTAAACTTAGATGACAAAATTGTTGAAGATATTTGTGCACAAATTGATGGTGTTGTAGTTGCTGCCAATTATAACTGTCCGGGACAATTAGTAATTTCTGGCGAATACAAAGCGGTGGAAGCTGCATGTGAAAAAATGAAAGAAGCAGGTGCAAAGCGTGCCTTAATTTTACCTGTTGGTGGAGCTTTCCACTCTCCTATGATGGAACCAGCTAGAGAAGAATTAGCAGCAGCTATCGAAGCAACTACTTTCTCAACTCCAAGTTGTCCAGTTTATCAAAATGTTACAGCTAGTGCTATTTCTGATGCAAGTGAAATTAAGAAAAACCTAATTGCTCAATTAACTGGAGCGGTTAGATGGACACAATCTGTTAACCAAATGATTGCTGATGGAGCTACTAGTTTTACGGAAGTTGGTCCAGGAAAAGTATTAGTTGGTTTGGTAAACAAAATCAATAAAGAAGTAGAAACAATATCTGCATAA
- a CDS encoding YceI family protein, whose amino-acid sequence MAKTNWTIDTTHSKVGFKVKHMMFTNVSGKFNTYGGSFETEDDDFTNASIVFTADTNSIDTANVDRDNHLKSADFFDAEQFPKLTFKVTSFAPKGDDYEVTGDLTIKDVTKSVSFPAEFSGLMKDPWGNTKAGLNVYGKINRKEFGLNWNAALETGGVLVGEDVKLEVELQLLKQ is encoded by the coding sequence ATGGCTAAGACAAATTGGACTATTGACACAACCCATTCAAAAGTGGGTTTTAAAGTTAAACACATGATGTTTACTAATGTTTCAGGAAAGTTTAATACTTATGGAGGTTCTTTTGAAACTGAAGATGATGATTTTACAAATGCTTCAATAGTATTTACAGCTGATACAAATTCTATTGATACTGCAAATGTTGACCGTGATAACCATTTAAAAAGCGCTGACTTTTTTGATGCGGAACAATTTCCAAAATTAACTTTTAAAGTAACCTCTTTTGCCCCTAAAGGAGACGACTATGAAGTAACTGGTGATTTAACTATTAAAGATGTTACGAAAAGTGTTTCTTTCCCAGCAGAATTTAGTGGATTAATGAAAGACCCTTGGGGAAATACTAAAGCAGGATTAAATGTTTATGGAAAAATTAACCGTAAAGAATTTGGTCTAAACTGGAACGCTGCTCTAGAAACTGGAGGGGTACTAGTTGGAGAAGACGTTAAACTTGAAGTTGAATTACAACTTTTAAAACAATAA
- the galE gene encoding UDP-glucose 4-epimerase GalE, giving the protein MKILVTGGLGFIGSHTVVELQNEGFEVVIVDNLSNSSIEVLDGIERITNKKPLFENIDLRDKKSVQDFFVKHQDIDGVIHFAASKAVGESVENPLLYYENNINALVYILQELQAKAKANFIFSSSCTVYGQAETMPITENAPVQQAMSPYGNTKQIGEEIILDVAKVSNINAILLRYFNPIGSHPSAEIGELPLGVPQNLVPFITQTAVGLRKELSVFGNDYPTPDGTAIRDYIHVVDLAKAHVVALQRLLENKNLDKVETFNIGTGTGSSVLEVIYAFEKVSNQKLPYKIVGRREGDVTEAYANTDKANNVLGWKAKSSLEEALASAWKWEQKIKK; this is encoded by the coding sequence ATGAAGATACTAGTTACAGGCGGTTTAGGTTTTATTGGTTCGCATACGGTTGTAGAATTACAAAATGAAGGATTTGAAGTTGTTATTGTAGATAATTTATCAAATTCATCTATTGAAGTTTTAGACGGAATTGAAAGAATCACAAACAAAAAACCACTTTTTGAGAATATAGATTTACGCGATAAAAAATCGGTTCAAGATTTTTTTGTAAAGCATCAAGATATTGATGGTGTAATTCATTTTGCAGCGAGTAAAGCGGTTGGCGAAAGTGTTGAAAATCCGTTGTTGTATTACGAAAATAACATCAATGCTTTAGTTTATATTTTACAAGAATTACAAGCTAAGGCAAAGGCCAATTTTATTTTCAGTTCGTCATGCACAGTTTACGGTCAAGCTGAAACCATGCCAATTACTGAAAATGCACCGGTTCAACAGGCCATGTCTCCTTATGGGAATACCAAGCAAATTGGTGAAGAAATTATTTTAGATGTTGCCAAAGTTTCTAATATCAATGCTATTTTATTACGTTATTTTAATCCAATTGGTTCACATCCTTCAGCTGAAATAGGAGAATTACCTCTAGGAGTTCCACAAAACTTAGTGCCATTTATAACACAAACAGCTGTTGGTTTACGAAAAGAATTATCCGTTTTTGGTAACGATTATCCAACGCCTGATGGAACAGCGATACGTGATTACATTCATGTTGTTGATTTAGCAAAAGCACATGTTGTAGCTTTACAGCGACTTTTGGAAAATAAAAATTTGGACAAAGTAGAAACGTTTAATATTGGAACTGGAACCGGAAGTTCTGTTTTAGAAGTGATATATGCTTTTGAAAAAGTTTCCAATCAAAAATTACCCTATAAAATTGTAGGTAGAAGAGAAGGCGATGTTACAGAAGCGTATGCTAATACCGATAAAGCCAACAATGTTTTAGGTTGGAAAGCCAAATCTTCTTTAGAAGAAGCTTTAGCAAGCGCTTGGAAATGGGAACAAAAAATTAAAAAATAG
- a CDS encoding HipA family kinase, translating to MNLDLRTVSVIRYITPLREGGSLPALAEADDDFKYVIKFRGAGHGVKALIAEYLGGQIASYLGLPVPELVYVTLDEAFGRTEADEEIQDLLKFSEGLNLGLHYLSGALTFDAAVNDCDALLASKIVWLDAFITNVDRTFKNTNLLIWKKELWLIDHGASFYFHHSWNNWETTAVTPFALIKDHVLLPKASKLEEAHAEFSSKLNPSILKEIVDRIPEEWLQWDETDLSADEIKLVYLKFLSLRLENASTFLKQAQDARKTLI from the coding sequence ATGAATTTGGATTTACGAACAGTAAGCGTCATTCGATACATTACGCCACTACGCGAAGGTGGTTCGCTTCCTGCGTTGGCCGAAGCTGATGACGATTTTAAATATGTAATTAAATTTAGAGGTGCCGGTCACGGTGTTAAAGCATTAATTGCTGAATATTTAGGAGGTCAAATTGCGAGCTATTTAGGTTTGCCGGTTCCTGAATTGGTTTATGTTACTTTAGACGAAGCGTTTGGAAGAACTGAAGCCGATGAAGAAATTCAAGATTTACTGAAGTTTAGCGAAGGTTTAAATTTAGGACTTCATTATTTATCGGGCGCGTTGACATTTGATGCAGCCGTGAATGATTGCGATGCGCTTTTAGCGTCAAAAATTGTGTGGCTCGATGCTTTTATTACCAATGTTGATCGAACGTTTAAAAATACAAACTTGTTGATTTGGAAAAAAGAATTATGGCTGATTGATCATGGTGCTTCATTCTATTTTCATCATTCATGGAACAATTGGGAAACAACTGCCGTTACTCCGTTTGCATTAATCAAAGATCATGTTTTGTTGCCCAAAGCAAGTAAACTAGAAGAAGCACATGCTGAATTTAGTTCCAAACTGAATCCTTCGATTTTAAAAGAAATTGTAGATCGAATTCCAGAAGAATGGTTGCAATGGGATGAAACCGATTTATCGGCAGACGAAATCAAATTGGTTTACTTAAAATTCTTATCCCTTCGATTAGAAAATGCTTCAACTTTTTTAAAACAAGCTCAAGATGCACGAAAAACACTTATATGA
- a CDS encoding carboxylesterase family protein: MSFKHFAAILFFVAFQVVTAQTIYKDSVFSKVTKTTYTYGKVENESLQFDYYKADNSQKNLPLVIFVHGGGFSGGTRNDYYTMAFANKLAQRGYAVASVSYRLTMKDIGFGCDVEATKKIEAFNSASHDVSLAIRYILDNNKKFNIDSNKIILAGSSAGAETVLNMVYVYDNNMLPTNFKYAGVISMAGALSTLDKINYNNAIPTQLFHGTADNLVPYNFAPHRFCNANDKGYIMLYGSESIAEHLKNLETPYYFHTIKGGSHDWSYLPMTTYFEEIIDFYITMSFM, from the coding sequence ATGTCATTTAAACATTTCGCAGCGATTCTTTTCTTTGTAGCATTCCAAGTGGTAACTGCACAAACCATTTACAAGGACAGTGTTTTTTCTAAAGTTACTAAAACTACGTACACTTATGGCAAAGTAGAAAACGAATCACTTCAGTTTGATTATTATAAAGCGGACAATTCTCAGAAAAATTTACCATTAGTAATATTTGTACATGGTGGCGGATTTTCAGGCGGAACAAGAAATGATTACTATACTATGGCATTTGCCAACAAACTTGCGCAACGTGGTTATGCTGTTGCTTCTGTTTCGTATCGATTAACGATGAAAGACATTGGTTTTGGTTGCGATGTGGAAGCCACTAAAAAAATAGAAGCTTTTAATTCGGCTTCGCACGATGTGAGTTTAGCGATAAGATATATTCTCGACAACAATAAAAAATTCAACATCGACTCTAACAAAATAATTCTCGCAGGTTCAAGCGCTGGTGCTGAAACGGTTTTGAATATGGTTTATGTGTATGACAACAACATGCTACCTACTAACTTTAAATATGCTGGGGTAATAAGTATGGCTGGAGCTTTATCAACGTTAGACAAAATAAACTACAACAACGCAATTCCTACACAACTTTTTCACGGAACTGCTGATAATTTGGTTCCTTATAATTTTGCGCCCCATCGTTTTTGTAATGCAAATGACAAAGGCTACATCATGTTATATGGCTCCGAGTCAATTGCTGAACATTTAAAAAATTTAGAAACGCCTTATTATTTTCATACTATAAAAGGTGGTTCTCATGATTGGTCGTATTTACCTATGACGACTTATTTCGAAGAAATCATTGATTTTTATATCACGATGTCGTTCATGTAA
- a CDS encoding pirin family protein, translating into MKNAVLHKADSRGIADHGWLKSFHTFSFANYYNPDRVNFGVLRVLNDDTVSSGMGFGTHPHENMEIISIPLEGDLEHKDSMGNTTVIKHGDIQVMSAGTGVMHSEYNKNKDSLVKFLQIWVFPNKRNVTPRYDQITLNVEDRHNKLQQILSPNADDTGVWIHQNAWFHMGNFDKGFTTDYKIHDTKNGLYVFVLKGNVTVGEQNLETRDGYGIWDFDSVKITADSDAELLLMEVPMY; encoded by the coding sequence GCTGATCATGGTTGGTTAAAAAGTTTTCACACTTTTAGCTTCGCTAATTATTACAATCCCGATAGAGTAAATTTTGGAGTATTGCGCGTTTTAAACGATGACACTGTTTCATCAGGAATGGGTTTTGGAACGCATCCTCACGAAAATATGGAAATCATTTCTATTCCACTTGAAGGAGATTTAGAACACAAAGACAGCATGGGAAACACCACTGTTATTAAGCATGGTGACATACAAGTAATGAGTGCAGGAACTGGTGTAATGCATAGTGAATATAATAAAAACAAAGACTCACTAGTAAAGTTTCTTCAAATTTGGGTTTTCCCAAACAAACGAAATGTAACACCTCGTTATGATCAAATTACATTAAATGTTGAAGACCGACATAATAAGCTGCAACAAATACTATCACCCAATGCTGATGATACCGGAGTTTGGATTCATCAAAACGCTTGGTTTCACATGGGAAATTTTGACAAAGGTTTTACAACCGATTACAAAATTCACGATACTAAAAACGGGCTATATGTTTTTGTTTTAAAAGGAAACGTTACGGTTGGTGAACAAAATTTGGAAACTAGAGATGGTTATGGAATCTGGGATTTTGATTCAGTTAAAATCACTGCGGATTCTGACGCTGAACTTCTATTAATGGAAGTACCTATGTATTAA
- a CDS encoding DUF3037 domain-containing protein has protein sequence MHEKHLYDYAVIRVVPRVEREEFINIGLMLFCKRQKYLRIQYQIPTEKITLFCPEFDVEQLAINLAAYTKICSGKKEGGPIAEFELAERFRWLTAIKSSSIQTSRPHSGFSKDLDKTFDELYYELVL, from the coding sequence ATGCACGAAAAACACTTATATGATTACGCTGTCATTCGTGTAGTACCAAGAGTAGAACGCGAAGAATTTATAAACATTGGTTTGATGTTGTTTTGCAAACGCCAAAAGTATTTGCGCATTCAATACCAAATTCCGACAGAGAAAATAACACTATTTTGTCCAGAATTTGATGTGGAACAATTAGCAATAAACTTGGCTGCCTATACCAAAATTTGTTCGGGCAAAAAAGAAGGCGGACCAATTGCTGAATTTGAATTAGCTGAACGTTTTAGATGGCTAACCGCTATAAAAAGTTCTAGTATTCAAACCTCAAGACCACATTCTGGATTTAGCAAAGACTTAGACAAAACTTTTGACGAACTATACTACGAACTTGTTTTATAA